The genomic region TCTCAGGGAAACTGGTTACTGAGGATCGAAGGCTGTCTCTCCTGGAATAATTGAAGGCCTTATAACGGTGGACCCTGGCGAAGAGGGGGAGAACTTGACTTGCCTACAGCTATCTGCaactatttatatatatatatatttagaaacatatgaaatatattcttttttttattattatttcctttttatttttttggggtcTTTCTTGCAGGCAATATAGTATGTTTTGAAAACATGAACTTGAAAACTACACATCAGAAACCATTCCATTCActccaaacatttttttttcccattttggAGGAAAACAATCAATATTTCTCTGCTCCTGGTTCCTTTCTGTTAGACCCTGTGTCCATGTAAATATTACATGATGAAGGTCTGAAGAGCAGCCCTGAAAAACATGGCTGCTTCTGcaagagggacagaaaaggGGACCTACCTTGTCATATTGATACAAACCATGCTAGCTTTCATGAACAAattgagtgtttttttgtttgtcggTTTGTTTTTCTTGCATTTTTTCTTTCCATCATTTGATTGGATAACATCCTTCACTGCCTCAGTGAGGCAGACTTTTATAGAATGCTGCTTGAGTGTCCAAATTCAATCAGTAGTACCTGTGGCAGTGTAGTTTACGGTAAGAATAATATTGTCCAATACATCATGATCTAGTGTTCACCATATATTCGGATTATACATAATCCTGCAAGGCTACACCAGAATATGAAAAACACTTCTGTGAGATGTCAAAATTTTAGTCTAAATAAACACAAGGTTTACAAATCAGTGCATTACACTGCTGTGATGATGTTTAATGAGAAGCCTTTAAATATGAGTTAATGTAAGATATAACATCTTGAGGAATCATCTGCTTCTGGAATGGGTCATTTCATCAGAAGTATTTATATAGGCAACTACGTGATGCAGTCGTTCTGTTAATAATTGGAATTGGATCCACTGATAGAAACTGCTGGGTTTTATCTCACTTctgcagcacacatacacaaatatcaaCATGAGTTTGTGCAGAGGAGAAGATGGACTTGACATTTTGGATTATGTGCGATGAACAGAGGGAGAAGTCTTCTATTCTGATGGAATTTGCTCAAAAAAgccatttctctttcattcatgTCGTCTTGTAGATGAAAACGAGGCCTTGCCATATGCATTTCACTTTCACCCACTATCGCTTGGGAGAGAGCAATCCAAACAAATTTGTATTCCTCCCTAGATCATAAACATTGATTGTAccattttttctctcatttattGATGCATAATATTAAAGCTCAATGAGTTGACTACTTTTTGTGTCATGAGAATTTGTGGATGTCGCTTGGCTATGCATCGAAACCTCTGCAATCAATATTAAAGAGCTATACATTTAATATGATGGGTAGATCATCTGATGATTGTCACAAAAGCAGTTTGGGTCCTGGTCCAGACAACTAATTTTTCCTTAAGTTACAAGCCTTCTGGTCTgctcaatgtgcaagcttcctgTAGGAGAAGGCCAGTAACGGGCAGAGTTAggtcgcggggggggggggggcttgtggcaaaaggggaggggaaacaatcaggaacatggcagatgaaatctTACTCGTATCAGGTCGAgtatgctagcatacatgtggtacaTGGAACATATGGTTTGTAAACATCAAGTtgataaacagagaaagagatacatttaacatatgtatacaatacaattaacagtaggtaagaTGGCCACTTTAGCAGTATTAGCCTAATATGACataggagaggaagaggctaCCCGCCAAGGTGTATGGCAATCCAAACTAATTTGTATTTCTCCCTAGATCATAAACATTGATTGTACCATGTTTGTCTCTCATTTATTGATGCATAATATTAAAGCTCAATGAGTTGACTACTTTTTGTGTCTTGAGAATTTGCGGCTGTGGCTTGGCTATGCATTGAAACCTCTGCAGGGcaaacaatcaggaacatggcaaATTAAATCTTACTCGTATCAAGGTGAGCGTGCTAGGGTACATGGAACATTTGGGTTGTAAACCTAAATTATATAAACAGAGATACATTTTgctaaacaattaacagtaggtaatttGGCCACTTTAGCAGTATTAGCATTAAATGACAGACGGAGAGGCTACCCAGCAAGGTGTAGGTGAGTTTTGATGACTTACAACATGCGCTGCCTgaagcccagttttattgatattgggaattttatatgtgtttaatTGTCATTGAGTTGTGTTGACTGGCTTGTTGCATGGAGATTTTTAGTTAGACATGCGTAGTATATAAGGGTGGTAGGGTGCAATAGCAGTGCATAACCAGCTGGCGCacgctgtacccgggatccataAAGGCCCTCTTTCAAGTACAGCATGCGCTAGCTGTAGCCACtcctgctaatgctaacacatgGCATTTTTTTAGCTATGAATAAAcaccaaaacatttattttttgacTGTTCATACTTTATTCTTCAGATGGACATAGAAAGTAGCCTTTACAATACATATAAAAAGAGTGTAAGTAATCGTAAGGACATGGGACATAATGTTCATAGATATCTCTCAGAGAACTAGCAAGACGGAGACGGAGCAAAACTGTTCTGAATtagtacatttttaaaaaggttGATTCGTTTGGGTTGCCTGATTCCACTGGGTAAAGACAAAGATTTGGCCTCAAATGAACTAAAGCCGTCAACGAGGCAGATTTGCTTTTGACTCTACTGCCCGAAACTTAACATCCCCCCCTTTTTGTGTTTCCCCGCACGCAAGTCAATTCAACATAGAAAGGCGATTTGCAAATCGCCaagaaaataagaaagagagaacttgAACAATTGGTTTCTTGCGGAGGGCTTCTTTGTTAGGTGATGAAAAGGGAGCAGGCTGAAATCTAGTCGACAACAGCGTTGCGGCCATAGCCGTCCTAGTACCGGTCACCATATCCGCCAGACTGGTCCCGGTCCCGACTGTAGCCTCCGCCTCCACCTGAAGAGTAGCCACCCCCGCCACCTCTGCTGTAGCTACGGTCACCACCACCTCTGCcgtaaccgccgccgccgcctcctccaTATCCACCGCCGCCTCCGTATCCTCCACCGCCGCCTCCATATCCTCCGCCACCGCGGTAACCAcctccgccaccgccaccgGGCTTTGTGGCCTTGTCCACGCGGATCGTTCTGCCGTCCAAAGACTGTCCATTCATTCCCGCCGATGCGTCTTTCGCGTCTTCCGGGTTCTCGAATGTGACAAAACCAAAACCACGCGGGTCCTGGGTTTCCCGGTGTCTGGCAACGTAAACGTTTGAGATGGCCCCATACTTAGAGAATGCTTCTTCAAGGGACTGCTCCGTTGTGTCGAAGCTGAGCCCACCGACGAACAATTTTCCCTCTTCAGACATATCGCTGATTAAACTCGTCTGTCGTTGAGCTGGAATGTTCTGCGTGATGTCCCAGTTAAAATGGGTGTCGATGCTATTATCCGTGGTAAAACCGGAAGTGAGAACGTAATTCCGGTCTGTGGTTGGTTAAAACGTATCATCTGACCGGAATGGGAAATACGATaagtttgattggctaataccaggacctttactctttcgttgagaaattgtgtcgattgcctgacttttaaaaaaatcgtcgttttgttttttattctgcgaagttatacggctcaatactcaactgacttgttaaccgaacttttacgaagtcatacgactaaacacacaactgacttgttaaccgaacttttacaccGTGCCAAATATGATGTTACTAGTTTCAAG from Clupea harengus chromosome 10, Ch_v2.0.2, whole genome shotgun sequence harbors:
- the LOC105898301 gene encoding cold-inducible RNA-binding protein-like; this encodes MSEEGKLFVGGLSFDTTEQSLEEAFSKYGAISNVYVARHRETQDPRGFGFVTFENPEDAKDASAGMNGQSLDGRTIRVDKATKPGGGGGGGYRGGGGYGGGGGGYGGGGGYGGGGGGGYGRGGGDRSYSRGGGGGYSSGGGGGYSRDRDQSGGYGDRY